Proteins encoded within one genomic window of Triticum aestivum cultivar Chinese Spring chromosome 2D, IWGSC CS RefSeq v2.1, whole genome shotgun sequence:
- the LOC123050313 gene encoding subtilisin-like protease, producing MGSPKLFSLLPFLLFALVAAGEAGDELGTYVVHVQPKENHVFGTTDDRKEWHQSFLPDNGRLLHSYHHVASGFAARLTRRELDAVSAMPGFVAAVPDVVYRLQTTHTPRFLGLNTALGYRNPSIGSGDGVIIGVLDTGVFPNHPSFSGEGMPPPPAKWKGRCDFNASACNNKLIGARSFISEGSSSGGPPTDEEGHGTHTSSTAAGALVPGAQVLGQANGTASGMAPRAHLAMYKVCSEDGCASVDILAGIDAAVSDGCDVLSMSLGGESVPFYHDSIAVGTFAAAEKGIFVSMAAGNAGPNYTTLSNDAPWMLTVAASTMDRLISAKVILGDGLSFDGESVYQPDSVEAPLVYAGASSTPLAQFCGNGSLDGFDVKNKIVLCERGNDVGRVDKGIEVLRAGGAGMILINEFIDGYSLLADAHVLPASHVSYAAGVEIKNYIKSTPNCTAKISFRGTVLGTSPAPAITSFSSRGPSTQNMDILKPDITGPGVSVLAAWPFKVGPPTWYNVSTAPTFNVISGTSMSTPHLAGIAALIKSKHPDWSPAAIKSAIMTTAYVTDRSGTPIVNEQHKPADFFAMGAGHVNPDKAVDPGLVYDTATGDYIGFLCGMYTDQQVSVIARQSVNCSTVQKIPQSLLNYPSISVSFVPDWSPLAPVIVERTVKYVGQAEAAMYQAHVDMPAGSFVNVTVTPGVLWFSHETPEQKFTVLVFPLNASTTAVQGAIRWVSDTHTVRSPVSAMFPSQH from the coding sequence ATGGGGAGCCCCAAGCTTTTCTCCCTTCTCCCCTTCCTCTTGTTCGCCCTTGTCGCCGCCGGGGAGGCCGGGGACGAGCTCGGCACGTACGTCGTCCACGTTCAGCCCAAGGAGAACCACGTGTTCGGCACGACCGACGACCGGAAGGAGTGGCACCAGTCCTTCCTCCCCGATAATGGCCGTCTCCTCCACTCGTACCACCACGTCGCGAGCGGCTTCGCGGCGCGGCTGACGCGGCGGGAGCTCGACGCCGTCTCCGCCATGCCCGGGTTCGTCGCCGCGGTGCCGGACGTGGTCTACCGCCTGCAGACGACGCACACCCCACGGTTCCTCGGGTTGAACACGGCGCTGGGCTATAGGAACCCGTCCATTGGGTCCGGCGACGGCGTCATCATCGGGGTGCTCGACACcggcgtcttccccaaccaccccTCGTTCAGCGGCGAAGgaatgccgccgccgcccgccaagTGGAAGGGCAGGTGCGACTTCAACGCCTCCGCGTGCAACAACAAACTCATCGGTGCCCGGAGTTTCATCAGTGAAGGTAGCTCTTCCGGCGGGCCTCCGACCGACGAGGAAGGGCACGGTACGCACACGTCAAGCACCGCGGCCGGAGCCCTCGTGCCGGGCGCTCAGGTGCTTGGCCAGGCCAATGGCACCGCGTCCGGGATGGCGCCCCGTGCGCACCTCGCCATGTACAAGGTTTGCAGCGAGGACGGATGCGCCAGCGTGGACATCCTCGCCGGCATCGACGCCGCCGTGTCCGACGGATGCGACGTCCTCTCCATGTCACTCGGCGGAGAGTCGGTGCCGTTCTACCACGACAGCATCGCTGTCGGCACGTTCGCCGCGGCGGAGAAGGGCATTTTCGTCAGTATGGCCGCCGGCAACGCCGGCCCGAACTACACCACGCTGTCCAACGACGCACCATGGATGCTCACCGTCGCCGCGAGCACCATGGACCGTTTGATCAGCGCTAAAGTGATCCTCGGAGATGGTCTCTCCTTCGACGGCGAGTCGGTCTACCAGCCCGACTCCGTGGAGGCCCCGTTGGTGTACGCCGGCGCGAGCTCGACGCCCTTGGCCCAGTTCTGCGGCAACGGCTCGCTGGACGGCTTCGACGTCAAGAACAAGATAGTGCTCTGCGAGCGTGGCAACGATGTTGGGAGGGTTGACAAGGGCATCGAGGTGCTAAGAGCCGGAGGCGCCGGCATGATTCTCATCAATGAGTTCATCGACGGCTACAGCTTGCTCGCCGATGCGCACGTCCTGCCGGCGTCGCATGTCAGCTACGCCGCCGGAGTGGAGATCAAGAACTACATCAAGTCCACGCCCAACTGTACGGCTAAGATCTCCTTCAGAGGCACGGTCCTCGGCACGTCGCCGGCGCCGGCGATTACCTCCTTCTCCTCCCGTGGCCCCAGCACCCAGAACATGGACATTCTGAAGCCGGACATCACTGGCCCTGGCGTCAGCGTGCTCGCCGCGTGGCCGTTCAAGGTAGGCCCGCCGACATGGTATAACGTGTCAACCGCGCCGACCTTCAACGTCATCTCTGGTACGTCCATGTCGACGCCGCACCTTGCTGGTATCGCCgcgctgatcaagagcaagcaccCTGACTGGTCGCCCGCCGCGATCAAGTCCGCCATCATGACAACCGCCTACGTCACCGACCGCTCCGGCACGCCAATCGTCAACGAGCAGCACAAGCCCGCCGACTTCTTCGCCATGGGCGCCGGCCATGTCAATCCGGACAAGGCCGTGGACCCCGGCCTGGTCTACGACACTGCCACCGGCGACTACATCGGCTTCCTCTGCGGCATGTACACGGACCAGCAGGTCTCGGTGATCGCGCGCCAGTCAGTCAACTGCTCGACCGTCCAGAAGATCCCACAAAGCTTGCTGAACTACCCGTCGATCTCGGTCTCGTTCGTGCCGGACTGGAGCCCCTTGGCCCCGGTGATAGTGGAGCGCACGGTGAAGTACGTCGGACAGGCGGAGGCGGCCATGTACCAGGCCCATGTCGACATGCCGGCGGGCAGCTTCGTGAACGTCACCGTTACTCCGGGCGTGCTCTGGTTCAGCCACGAGACGCCGGAGCAGAAATTCACGGTGCTCGTGTTTCCGCTCAATGCCAGCACAACGGCGGTGCAGGGCGCGATTCGGTGGGTGTCAGACACCCACACCGTGAGGAGCCCCGTCTCGGCCATGTTCCCCTCACAGCACTAG